In the Colletotrichum higginsianum IMI 349063 chromosome 7 map unlocalized unitig_7, whole genome shotgun sequence genome, one interval contains:
- a CDS encoding Chorismate synthase yields MSTFGSYFKVTTYGESHGKSVGVIVDGVPPGMALTEADIQPQLNRRRPGQSSITTPRNEKDRVVIQSGTEFGVTLGTPIGMLVQNEDQRPKDYGNSTMDRFPRPSHADWTYLEKYGVKASSGGGRSSARETIARVAAGALAEKYLREAYGTEITAFTTSVGNCHLFPPTPEHPTPSTNPGFLSLLNTIDRDTVDQYLPVRCPHEETNDKMIDLISDFKKREDSIGGTVTCVIRNPPSALGEPCFDKLEAQLAHAMLSIPATKGFEIGSGFGGCEIPGSQHNDAFIKAPEADLAADAQRMGIPRSKLTTKTNYSGGIQGGISNGAPIYFRVAFKPAATIGQDQTTATYDGSEEGVLAAKGRHDPCVVPRAIPIVEAMAAIVLLDALMAQHARQVTKSLLPPIKRENGKA; encoded by the exons ATGTCGACTTTCGGTTCCTACTTCAAGGTCACGAC CTACGGCGAGTCCCACGGCAAGTCggtcggcgtcatcgtcgatggcgtCCCGCCCGGCATGGCCctcaccgaggccgacattCAGCCCCAGCTgaaccgccgccgtcccggcCAGAGCTCCATCACGACGCCGCGAAACGAAAAGGACCGCGTCGTCATCCAGAGCGGCACCGAGTTCGGCGTCACCCTCGGCACCCCGATCGGCATGCTCGTCCAGAATGAGGACCAGCGCCCGAAGGACTACGGCAACTCGACCATGGACAGGTTCCCCCGTCCCTCACACGCCGACTGGACCTACCTCGAGAAGTACGGCGTCAAGGCGtcgtccggcggcggccgctcTTCCGCCCGCGAGACCATCGctcgcgtcgccgccggcgccctcgccgagaagTACCTCCGCGAAGCTTACGGCACCGAGATCACCGCTTTCACGACCAGCGTCGGCAACTGCCACCTCTTCCCGCCGACGCCTGAGCacccgacgccgtcgacgaaccCCGGCTTCCTCTCGCTGCTCAACACCATCGATCGCGACACCGTCGACCAGTACCTCCCTGTCCGCTGCCCGCACGAAGAGACCAACGACAAGATGATTGACCTCATCAGCGACTTCAAGAAGCGCGAGGacagcatcggcggcaccgtcaccTGCGTCATCCGCAACCCCCCCTCGGCCCTCGGCGAGCCCTGCTTTGACAAGCTCGAGGCCCAGCTCGCCCACGCCATGCTCAGCATCCCCGCCACCAAGGGCTTCGAGATCGGCTCGGGCTTCGGCGGCTGCGAGATCCCCGGCTCGCAGCACAATGACGCCTTCATCAAGGCGCCCGAGGctgacctcgccgccgacgcccagcgcATGGGCATCCCGCGGTCCAAACTGACCACCAAGACCAACTACTCGGGTGGCATCCAGGGCGGCATCTCCAACGGCGCGCCCATCTACTTCCGCGTTGCCTTcaagcccgccgccaccattGGTCAGGACCAGACGACGGCCACCTACGACGGTTCCGAAGAGGGCGTTCTGGCCGCCAAGGGCCGTCACGACCCGTGTGTCGTGCCCCGCGCCATCcccatcgtcgaggccatggccgccatcgTGCTGCTGGACGCGCTCATGGCGCAACACGCGAGACAGGTGACCAAGagcctgctgccgccgatcAAGAGAGAGAACGGCAAGGCGTGA
- a CDS encoding xaa-Pro aminopeptidase family enzyme produces the protein MHWLTTFVPAVTALLWEPVLGDPTPKYNPLPPPREQARIQNAWTEERKAGIPALLKKHGVEAWVISQREYAEETVFWSLKPASTFSARRRTTCLFLAEPLAALSSSTSSPPEGSFASTQQPGCVVGWTSDVWATLKSQLEAANPATVAVDAHPEIAFASGLHAGEYRAMAAGLGGEWTSRMVVKPEIAVEFIATQPRSRLPRYRKIMETAWAMIARGFSARAVVPGRTTTADLEWWFREEMLAHNFSTWFHPSVSVVDEALPWAAEMGTEVEAGAHEGAGGRVIQYGDMLHVDFGLTAMGLNTDTQHLGYVLRPGEKDVPQGLKDGLKKGNRLQDIVRRNIAVGRTGNEMLKASLGEMHAEGIQGRVYTHPIGDWGHSAGPLIGMTNMQDYVSASGELAAVRNMWFSVELLVEHYVPERNQTLWFALEEDVYWAGEEKGWQWVYGRQEEFRLIKTAETQGTMEEL, from the exons ATGCATTGGCTCACCACATTCGTCCCGGCCGTCACCGCCCTCCTCTGGGAGccggtcctcggcgacccGACGCCAAAATACAACCCTCTCCCGCCCCCCCGCGAGCAAGCCCGCATCCAAAATGCGTGGACCGAGGAGCGTAAGGCGGGCATCCCTGCCCTTCTCAAGAAGCACGGCGTCGAAGCCTGGGTG ATAAGCCAGCGCGAATACGCCGAAGAGACCGTCTTCTGGTCCCTGAAGCCGGCATCCACCTTCTCCGCCCGTCGCCGCACGACgtgcctcttcctcgccgagcccctcgccgccctctcgTCTTCCACCAGTTCCCCTCCCGAGGGTTCCTTCGCATCCACGCAGCAGCCGGGCTGCGTCGTGGGCTGGACCAGCGACGTCTGGGCCACCCTCAAGTCGCAGCTCGAGGCAGCGAACcccgccaccgtcgccgtcgacgcgcaCCCGGAGATCGCCTTCGCCAGCGGCCTGCACGCGGGCGAGTACCGCGCCATGGCggccggcctgggcggcgagtGGACGTCGCGCATGGTCGTCAAGCCCGAGATCGCCGTCGAGTTCATCGCGACCCAGCCGCGGTCGAGGCTGCCGCGGTACCGCAAGATCATGGAGACGGCGTGGGCCATGATCGCGCGCGGCTTCAGCGcgcgcgccgtcgtccccggccggacgacgacggcggaccTGGAGTGGTGGTTTCGGGAGGAGATGCTGGCGCACAACTTCTCGACCTGGTTCCACCCGAGCGTaagcgtcgtcgacgaggcgctgcCGTGGGCTGCGGAGATGGGGACGGAGGTGGAGGCGGGCGCGCacgagggcgccgggggCAGGGTCATTCAGTACGGCGACATGCTGCATGTCGACTTTGGGCTGACTGCGATGGGATTGAACACTGACACCCAGCACCTGGGCTATGTCCTGCGTCCAGGCGAAAAGGACGTCCCCCAGGGCCTGAAAGATGGCTTGAAGAAGGGAAACAGGCTGCAGGATATTGTAAGGCGCAACATCGCCGTGGGCAGGACCGGAAACGAGATGCTCAAGGCCTCGCTGGGGGAAATGCATGCCGAGGGTATCCAGGGGCGCGTCTACACGCATCCGATTGGGGACTGGGGGCACTCCGCCGGACCTTTGATCG GAATGACAAACATGCAAGACTACGTCTCGGCCTCTGGCGAGCTCGCCGCTGTCCGCAACATGTGGTTCAGCGTTGAGCTGCTCGTGGAGCACTACGTCCCTGAGAGAAACCAGACATTGTGGTTCGCCTTGGAGGAGGACGTGTACTgggccggcgaggagaagggatGGCAGTGGGTGTACGGGCGACAGGAGGAGTTCCGACTGATCAAGACGGCAGAGACGCAAGGGACCATGGAAGAATTGTAG
- a CDS encoding Glycosyl hydrolase family 71: MKFTTLVTGLLAVVTQVRAAAVVAHFMLINTKNYTMSDFEDDFKLAKDAHIDAFALNMGLTDPNTAESLEDAFTAAKTVGFQLFFSFDYNGGYLGGKPWPKETILEMGDKYFKRDEYFKYADKPVASTFEGTENAKDWIEIKEKTGAFFIPDWSSISPEAALALADGVADGLFSWNAWPIGDQDMTSKGDAAYQWALKGKPYMMPVSPWFYTNLPGYNKNWVWRGDDLWYDRWVQVMEIMPTFVQIISWNDYGESHHIGPIRSNALEAFEVGKAPFNYALDHPHDGWRHTLPHLIESYKNAVQPDIKTESLTTWYRSSPALACKDGGTTANTEAHAQKVLAPAEVVRDKIFYSALLTSAAEVTVSVGGKAQKGAWTSTPDNGKGVYHGSIPFLGVGEVVITMTKYGTEIARIKGVDITDECPGGMTNWNAWVAAVDALHVDDPNPTPTQTGDGPKSTANGGGGDDDSAASSLSRGGLVYVAVVLVSMAIAGVV, translated from the exons ATGAAGTTTACTACCCTTGTCACCGGCCTCCTGGCCGTCGTCACTCAAGTCCGTGCCGCGGCTGTCGTCGCTCACTTCATG CtcatcaacaccaagaaCTACACCATGAGCGACTTTGAAGACGACTTCAAGCTCGCCAAGGACGCCCACATcgacgccttcgccctcAACATGGGCCTGACGGACCCCAACACCGCCGAGTCCCTCGAGGATGCCTTCACCGCGGCCAAGACGGTCGGCTTCcagctcttcttctccttcgactACAACGGCGGCTACCTCGGCGGCAAGCCCTGGCCCAAGGAGACCATCCTCGAGATGGGCGACAAGTACTTCAAGCGCGACGAGTACTTCAAGTACGCCGACAAGCCCGTCGCCTCTACCTTTGAGGGCACCGAGAACGCCAAGGACTGGATCGAGatcaaggagaagacgggcgcCTTCTTCATCCCGGACTGGTCTTCCATCTCGCCCGAGGCGGCGTTGGccctggccgacggcgtggcCGACGGCCTGTTCAGTTGGAACGCTTGGCCCATCGGGGACCAGGACATGACCTCCAAGGGCGACGCCGCCTACCAGTGGGCGTTGAAGGGGAAGCCCTACATGATGCCCGTCTCGCCGTGGTTCTACACCAACCTGCCCGGGTACAATAAGAACTGGGTCTGGCGCGgtgatgatctctggtatgaCCGTTGGGTCCAGGTCATGGAGATCATGCCCAC CTTCGTCCAAATCATCTCCTGGAACGACTACGGCGAGTCCCATCACATCGGCCCCATCCGCTCCAACGCGCTTGAGGCCTTCGAGGTCGGCAAAGCCCCCTTCAACTACGCCCTCGACCACCCCCACGACGGCTGGCGCCACACCCTGCCCCACCTGATTGAAAGCTACAAGAACGCCGTGCAGCCTGACATCAAGACCGAGTCCCTTACGACCTGGTAccgctcctcgccggcccTTGCTTGCAAGGACGGCGGCACGACCGCCAACACCGAGGCCCACGCCCAAAAGGTCCTcgcgccggccgaggtcgtccgCGACAAGATCTTCTACTCGGCGCTCCtcacctccgccgccgaggtcaccgtctccgtcggcggcaaggcgcAGAAGGGCGCctggacctcgacgccggaCAACGGCAAGGGCGTCTACCACGGCAGCAtccccttcctcggcgtcggcgaggtcgtcatcACGATGACCAAGTACGGCACCGAGATCGCCAGGATCAAAGGGGTCGACATCACCGACGAGTGCCCCGGCGGCATGACCAACTGGAACGCCTgggtggccgccgtcgacgcgctGCACGTCGACGACCCGAATCCTACGCCCACGCAGACCGGCGACGGGCCCAAGAGCACGGcgaacggcggcggtggtgacgacgacTCAGCGGCCTCTTCGCTTTCGCGGGGAGGCCTCGTCTACGTCGCTGTTGTTCTTGTCAGCATGGCCATTGCCGGCGTGGTGTGA
- a CDS encoding protamine P1 produces MGPQDTWKVRHLDDEPLYCEAPHDEADVLYAGSDDEYYDSPDARKLRIEQAAIRFLQGHTPVLLTTVLRGPSPAPMPEPTTDLELPSTEALETRSTISCHLPSPRSLDQVDVTPHAFLEDEEVERVELWRSNTRSASNIQDEAWSFDASLSQSQPQHRRKRRPAGSEWLKRDDKKRRKTDDDAHDTRSALVPVRRSTRSPRRHLSDSKSQSQQNHEDDIAKDHTASLEGSEIGSELPFKASQSVSTRISHRMSPHVIDKRADASQEMPAPLSTPVQTPQSSRKSKMIPKNTTQESGPRSSGMSMIHQKAGGDVKVKSEFETQQDESFMFRARPRSHALNIEDLSPIRRMSFGRASSPAFTVSSEMDSHCEIMDLDGDTCMADDTKATSPESSAGSKGDREEALEKDAELATEHEPESESETDESQPENSGESSVPALDANASDAASPTDVEDPQNPERAQQEDPTASSAGHEPSYQHKDTPLRAQDNLRVEEILSQHDSPAVPTSQQTPWKMDMPAMGPLKHPQPLPEDDDQSFLRPECQSPWAPSLEMMSKAAPEIVKSAFFNAARPVSPSSLSPSIFTISFTPAGKRVSEAQQPFDAEAATSSSPEPVFPIKSFKNFMSPSPERPRRRPNKISLSDGNLPSTQHLIAATTDNPWHSVPKSSKRVRWAPLLHEDDGEEGGCPQTPTGPRASSPPPEMAVADLPTGNKDQFQRHFRVVSQRKNLRHHLLPSASQQMLKSPSPMAMAEAFVAADSFRAPQGPDAVISVDTTPVPNNAESQESAMDDVDDVLRNLNEFIEMVDIETDLARAKDEEQENKRRRQQQSQSLGGTFANGLNLDGMMDAGVWN; encoded by the exons ATGGGTCCTCAGGACACATGGAAAGTCCGCCATTTGGACGATGAACCTCTATACTGCGAGGCGCCTCACGACGAAGCCGATGTCCTGTATGCAGGATCCGATGACGAATACTACGACAGCCCCGACGCCAGGAAGCTCCGGATCGAACAGGCTGCGATCCGCTTTCTCCAAGGTCACACACCAGTCCTGCTCACTACAGTTCTCAGAG GACCCTCACCAGCTCCGATGCCAGAACCCACAACAGACCTTGAACTACCCAGCACCGAAGCCCTGGAGACTAGAAGCACGATTTCCTGCCACTTGCCAAGTCCGCGGAGCCTCGATCAAGTCGACGTCACCCCGCATGCGTTCTtggaggacgaagaggtcGAACGAGTCGAATTATGGAGGAGTAATACGCGGTCTGCAAGCAATATTCAGGACGAAGCTTGGTCGTTTGACGCCTCGCTTTCGCAGTCTCAGCCTCAACATCGACGGAAACGACGGCCGGCGGGGTCAGAGTGGCTCAAGAGAGATGACAAAAAACGTAGAAAGACCGACGATGATGCACACGATACTAGAAGCGCCTTAGTTCCTGTCCGCCGCAGCACTCGAAGTCCACGTCGCCATCTGTCAGACTCAAAGTCCCAGTCGCAGCAAAATCATGAGGATGATATCGCGAAGGACCACACAGCAAGCTTGGAGGGCTCCGAGATCGGTTCCGAATTGCCCTTCAAAGCTTCGCAATCGGTTTCAACCCGAATTTCTCACAGAATGTCGCCACATGTCATCGACAAGCGTGCCGATGCTTCCCAGGAGATGCCGGCACCGTTGAGCACACCAGTTCAGACTCCACAGTCTTCCAGGAAATCAAAGATGATACCTAAAAACACCACACAAGAATCCGGACCTCGCAGCAGTGGTATGTCCATGATCCATCAAAAAGCTGGCGGTGATGTCAAGGTCAAGAGTGAATTCGAGACCCAACAAGACGAGAGCTTCATGTTTCGCGCGAGGCCCCGGAGCCACGCTCTGAATATTGAAGACCTCAGCCCTATACGGAGGATGTCTTTCGGTCGGGCTTCCTCGCCTGCGTTTACAGTTTCCTCTGAGATGGACTCCCACTGCGAGATCATGGACCTGGACGGGGATACCTGCATGGCTGACGACACCAAAGCGACCTCGCCTGAATCGAGTGCGGGGAGCAAGGGAGACCGCGAAGAAGCGCTGGAGAAAGACGCGGAACTGGCGACGGAGCATGAGCCCGAGAGTGAATCGGAGACCGATGAATCGCAACCCGAAAATTCGGGAGAGTCCTCGGTCCCTGCCCTCGACGCGAATGCTTCCGATGCTGCAAGTCCTACAGACGTTGAAGATCCGCAAAACCCGGAAAGGGCCCAGCAGGA GGACCCTACTGCGAGCTCTGCGGGACACGAACCTAGTTACCAACACAAGGATACGCCGTTACGTGCCCAAGACAATTTGAGGGTTGAGGAGATACTCAGTCAGCATGATAGTCCTGCTGTACCCACCTCTCAACAGACTCCATGGAAGATGGACATGCCAGCCATGGGTCCGCTTAAGCACCCGCAGCCCCTCCCAGAAGACGATGACCAGAGCTTTTTGCGTCCCGAGTGTCAAAGTCCTTGGGCCCCGAGCCTCGAAATGATGTCAAAGGCCGCACCAGAGATCGTCAAGTCCGCTTTTTTCAATGCTGCAAGGCCAgtctcgccgtcttctcttTCGCCGTCGATTTTTACGATATCATTCACGCCTGCCGGCAAACGTGTCTCTGAAGCTCAACAACCCTTCGAtgccgaggcggcgacgtcAAGCTCGCCCGAGCCTGTCTTTCCAATCAAGTCGTTCAAAAACTTCATGTCTCCCTCGCCCGAGagacctcggcgccggccaaACAAGATCTCTTTGAGTGACGGTAACCTTCCCAGCACTCAGcacctcatcgccgccacgACCGATAACCCCTGGCACAGCGTGCCCAAGTCTTCTAAACGAGTCAGATGGGCACCGTTGCTCCacgaagacgatggcgaggagggcgggtgCCCTCAGACGCCCACAGGGCCCAGAGcctcctctcctccgccgGAGATGGCAGTCGCTGACCTACCAACTGGCAACAAGGACCAATTCCAGAGGCATTTCCGTGTCGTCTCACAACGCAAGAACCTTCGCCACCACCTCCTGCCGTCTGCGTCTCAGCAGATGCTGAAAAGCCCATctcccatggccatggcAGAGGCCTTTGTCGCGGCAGACTCCTTCAGAGCACCCCAAGGTCCTGACGCTGTCATATCTGTTGATACAACACCGGTGCCGAACAATGCAGAGAGCCAGGAATCCGCGATGGACGACGTGGACGACGTTCTGAGGAACCTGAATGAGTTTATTGAGATGGTCGACATCGAAACTGATCTGGCGCGGGCCAAAGATGAGGAGCAGGAGAACAAGAGGCGACGGCAACAGCAAAGCCAGAGTCTTGGGGGAACTTTTGCCAACGGGCTCAACCTCGACGGGATGATGGATGCAGGAGTGTGGAATTAA